The genomic window agaaaaggggaggggacgAGAGGGATGCCCCACCTCCAGCCCGTGATCCTTGGCCCGGGGGGCTCCCGCTTCCAGAGCCAGCACTTGGTCCAGCGTCAGCTGCTTGGCGTAGAAATGGGCCACGACGCGGGGCGGGGGGTTGGCCGTGGCGTGGGAGCTGCGGTACTCCGCCGGGCCCACGCTGAAGGCAGCCGCCCCCTCACCCAGCTCCTCCAGCAGCTCCCGGTTCAGGCC from Gracilinanus agilis isolate LMUSP501 unplaced genomic scaffold, AgileGrace unplaced_scaffold12537, whole genome shotgun sequence includes these protein-coding regions:
- the LOC123253992 gene encoding U8 snoRNA-decapping enzyme-like; the protein is MQMRFDGRLGFPGGFVDPQDGSLEAGLNRELLEELGEGAAAFSVGPAEYRSSHATANPPPRVVAHFYAKQLTLDQVLALEAGAPRAKDHGLEVLGLV